The Vicia villosa cultivar HV-30 ecotype Madison, WI linkage group LG1, Vvil1.0, whole genome shotgun sequence genome includes a region encoding these proteins:
- the LOC131618879 gene encoding beta-carotene isomerase D27, chloroplastic, whose translation MDAKMITHNMSLTPTLAHWNLRLKPKPTFVVGVLARPTEETLSKTHVYKDNWFDKLAINHLSKSVQAATGISNDKSGFDSLVEAATVASKKFSPVQQQEVVLDALDRAFPKPILSVIRRVMPPSKLAREYFAVFTTLFFAWLLGPSEVRESEVNGKKEKNIVYIKKCRFLEETNCVGMCTNLCKMPSQIFIKDSFGMPVNMVPNFDDMSCEMIFGQEPPSSTDDPALKQPCYKICKAKKNHATNCLS comes from the exons ATGGATGCAAAAATGATTACACATAACATGAGCCTAACACCAACTCTAGCTCATTGGAACCTAAGACTCAAACCAAAACCCACTTTTGTAGTTGGAGTTCTTGCACGTCCTACAGAAGAAACATTAAGCAAAACTCATGTGTACAAAGATAATTGGTTTGATAAGTTAGCTATAAACCATTTATCAAAAAGTGTTCAAGCAGCAACAG GAATCAGTAATGATAAGAGTGGTTTTGATAGCCTTGTTGAGGCAGCTACTGTGGCTTCGAAGAAGTTTAGTCCTGTTCAACAGCAAGAAGTTGTTTTAGATGCACTTGACAGAGCCTTTCCAAAGCCAATACTTTCGGTG ATAAGGAGAGTGATGCCACCATCAAAATTAGCAAGGGAATATTTTGCCGTCTTCACCACTTTGTTTTTTGCTTGGTTACTCGGTCCATCCGag GTGAGAGAATCAGAAGTCaatggaaagaaagaaaaaaacattgtCTACATAAAAAAGTGCAG ATTCTTAGAAGAAACAAATTGTGTTGGAATGTGTACTAATCTCTGCAAAATGCCATCTCAAATATTCATAAAAGACTCCTTTGGTATGCCAGTCAACATGGTCCCAA ATTTTGATGATATGAGTTGTGAGATGATATTTGGCCAGGAACCACCATCATCAACTGATGATCCTGCACTCAAGCAACCCTGCTATAAAATat GCAAAGCAAAGAAAAATCATGCAACAAATTGTCTTAGCTAA
- the LOC131656794 gene encoding uncharacterized protein LOC131656794, whose translation MKPPSQPVKTKGAPKKVKSTPNNNSTTRSPSYCEHVDKLFPDSPTLKSQKSQKSSNKGARLSKQPPTPISLQVPQVSTPILTPIVTKVPIPTHISPSTEEVQIAPKIPFISEMPVFMHKYIDQIVNVVGDGNCGFRAVSALLGKGEGADELVRHVLIEELVNHKDSYTRVFGDGTKFQPVNEALVPWGGAYAPVSHWMRFPEIGHLISCAYDMVCIELKRYGFLETFFLLRTSYKSN comes from the coding sequence ATGAAACCGCCGTCTCAGCCCGTTAAGACAAAAGGTGCTCCGAAGAAAGTGAAGTCTACCCCAAATAACAACTCGACAACACGGTCTCCTTCATATTGTGAGCACGTCGACAAACTCTTTCCCGACTCACCTACTCTAAAATCGCAAAAATCTCAAAAGAGTTCAAACAAGGGAGCTCGCCTAAGCAAACAACCTCCAACACCTATTTCACTGCAAGTTCCGCAAGTATCGACTCCGATTCTGACACCTATTGTTACAAAAGTTCCGATTCCAACACATATTTCTCCATCAACTGAAGAGGTACAAATTGCTCCAAAAATTCCATTCATTAGCGAGATGCCGGTTTTTATGCATAAATACATCGACCAGATCGTCAATGTGGTGGGGGACGGTAATTGTGGATTTCGGGCTGTATCGGCTTTGCTTGGTAAGGGAGAGGGTGCCGATGAGCTTGTCCGTCATGTTCTTATCGAAGAGTTGGTGAACCATAAAGACTCGTACACACGAGTATTTGGAGACGGAACCAAATTTCAACCGGTCAACGAAGCTCTTGTTCCTTGGGGGGGCGCCTACGCACCGGTTTCGCATTGGATGAGATTTCCGGAAATAGGACATCTTATTTCATGCGCATATGACATGGTATGCATTGAGTTGAAGCGTTATGGTTTTTTGGAAACCTTTTTTCTACTACGCACCTCCTACAAATCCAATTGA
- the LOC131618888 gene encoding histone H2A variant 1, producing MAGKGGKGLVAAKTTAANKDKDKKKPTSRSSRAGIQFPVGRIHRQLKQRVQANGRVGATAAVYLASILEYLTAEVLELAGNASKDLKVKRITPRHLQLAIRGDEELDTLIKGTIAGGGVIPHIHKSLINKTAKE from the exons ATGGCTGGAAAAGGAGGGAAAGGACTTGTTGCGGCGAAAACCACCGCTGCTAACAAGGATAAAGACAAGAAGAAACCTACTTCCCGCTCATCTCGTGCCGGAATCCAG TTTCCTGTGGGGAGGATCCACAGACAGCTGAAGCAAAGAGTTCAGGCCAATGGACGTGTTGGTGCAACTGCTGCTGTTTACTTGGCATCCATTCTGGAGTATCTGACCGCAGAAGTTCTTGAACTTGCTGGAAATGCAAGCAAAGATTTGAAGGTGAAGAGGATAACACCAAGGCATTTGCAGCTTGCAATTAGGGGAGATGAGGAACTTGATACCCTTATTAAAGGGACAATTGCTGGCGGTGGTGTCATTCCTCACATTCACAAGTCCTTGATCAACAAAACTGCCAAGGAATGA